A window of the Actinobacillus genomosp. 1 genome harbors these coding sequences:
- a CDS encoding DUF2813 domain-containing protein translates to MYLQQIEISGFRGINHLSLTLRPNMVLIGENAWGKSSLLDALSHIFNVKDELYQFSEQDFHLRDHQQAQPIELCFTFCEEENETFGKDEENHYYDIFHLNDAGLQHVYLQITGTLTEQGVKTEYQFLDNQGVRLEIENLQQVVRSVINHTPVYRFRDARLNKFANLEALSQSDTLAQNELANELRALSLLLRYYFLNAHAHQHHPNSMLDTSQLWNQVKSLCQRLKQSNDQQLIQQVRTQLSSLFVLNQKHNQIKTPIILFEDLEARLHPRMIAIFWELVTYLPVQRITTTNSMELLSQVPLREISRLVRYQDRTEAYSLAHSSLGKEDLRKLTFHIHYNRGLALFSRAWILVEGETEVWILTELANLLDINLEMEGIRIVEFAQCGLRPLIKYAKAMGIEWYVLTDGDQAGEKYADIAESMLQEDEHPSKHLTVIPRQDIEHFFYHEGLREVFVRLARWQPRDHKSFPSKTIIKRAIQYTSKPDLAIAISTEIKQRGNQAIPRLFKKLFIKVLQLIKEQ, encoded by the coding sequence ATGTATTTACAACAAATTGAGATTTCAGGTTTTCGCGGTATTAATCACCTTTCTCTGACACTACGACCGAATATGGTCTTGATTGGCGAAAATGCGTGGGGTAAATCCAGTTTACTGGATGCGTTAAGCCATATCTTTAATGTTAAAGACGAACTATACCAATTTAGCGAACAGGATTTTCATTTAAGGGATCATCAACAAGCACAGCCGATCGAATTATGTTTTACCTTCTGTGAAGAGGAAAACGAGACCTTCGGGAAAGATGAAGAAAATCACTATTACGATATTTTCCATTTAAACGATGCCGGATTACAGCACGTTTATCTGCAAATTACCGGTACTCTCACTGAGCAAGGGGTTAAAACGGAATATCAGTTTTTAGATAACCAAGGCGTACGATTAGAAATTGAGAATCTGCAACAAGTGGTACGTTCGGTCATTAACCATACGCCGGTCTATCGGTTCCGTGATGCGCGCTTAAACAAATTTGCAAATTTAGAGGCACTCTCTCAATCGGATACTTTAGCACAAAATGAGTTGGCTAATGAACTTAGAGCGCTTTCATTATTATTAAGATATTACTTCTTAAATGCACATGCTCATCAACATCATCCGAATTCGATGTTAGACACCAGCCAACTATGGAATCAAGTCAAGTCGCTCTGCCAACGTTTAAAACAAAGTAATGATCAACAGCTGATACAACAAGTTCGCACGCAACTGTCCTCACTCTTTGTGCTGAATCAAAAGCACAATCAAATTAAAACGCCGATTATCTTATTTGAAGATCTTGAAGCGCGCTTGCACCCTCGAATGATTGCGATCTTTTGGGAATTAGTCACTTATCTGCCGGTGCAACGTATCACCACCACTAATTCGATGGAATTACTTTCTCAAGTGCCATTACGTGAAATCAGCCGCTTGGTGCGTTATCAAGATCGTACCGAGGCGTATTCGCTTGCACACAGTTCGTTAGGTAAAGAAGATCTGCGTAAACTCACCTTTCATATTCACTATAATCGAGGCCTAGCTTTATTTTCTCGAGCATGGATTTTAGTCGAAGGCGAAACGGAAGTTTGGATTTTGACGGAATTAGCGAATTTACTGGATATTAATTTGGAAATGGAAGGGATTCGGATTGTAGAATTTGCCCAATGCGGCTTACGTCCGTTAATTAAATACGCTAAGGCGATGGGTATTGAGTGGTATGTATTAACCGACGGCGATCAAGCGGGCGAAAAATATGCCGATATTGCTGAAAGTATGTTGCAGGAAGACGAACATCCGAGCAAACATCTAACTGTTATTCCACGCCAAGATATCGAACATTTTTTCTATCACGAAGGACTAAGGGAAGTATTTGTACGCCTTGCACGCTGGCAACCGAGAGATCATAAATCATTCCCAAGCAAAACCATTATCAAACGAGCGATTCAATATACTTCAAAGCCGGATTTAGCGATTGCGATTTCAACTGAAATCAAACAGCGAGGCAATCAAGCGATTCCTCGCTTATTCAAAAAATTGTTTATTAAAGTCTTGCAACTTATCAAAGAGCAATAA
- the dusA gene encoding tRNA dihydrouridine(20/20a) synthase DusA: MQNQFYRGRFSVAPMLDWTTRHCRYFHRQFSRHALLYTEMITAPAIIHAKYDLLEYDPSENPAALQLGGSDPAQLAHCAKLVEERGYAEINLNVGCPSDRVQNGMFGACLMAKADLVADCIKAMQDAVQIPVTVKHRIGIDDLDSYEFLCDFIEKVQPYSNNFIVHARKAWLSGLSPKQNREIPPLDYERVYQLKRDFPHLNISINGGIKTVEEIKRHLAFVDGVMVGREAYQNPSLLGEIDSQIFGENRPLVTAREAVEKMLPYIETQTKKGVYLNHIVRHMLGAFQNCKGARQWRRHLSENATKQGAGVEVVEQALSFVQESN; this comes from the coding sequence ATGCAAAATCAATTTTATCGCGGACGTTTTTCCGTTGCGCCAATGCTGGATTGGACTACTCGTCATTGTCGCTACTTCCATCGTCAATTTAGCCGACACGCTTTACTTTATACCGAAATGATCACCGCGCCGGCGATCATTCACGCCAAATACGATCTGCTTGAATACGATCCGAGTGAAAATCCGGCTGCGTTACAGCTCGGTGGCAGCGATCCGGCTCAACTTGCTCATTGCGCCAAATTAGTTGAAGAACGCGGCTATGCGGAAATCAATTTAAACGTCGGCTGTCCTTCCGACCGTGTACAAAACGGGATGTTCGGCGCTTGTTTAATGGCAAAAGCCGATTTGGTTGCCGACTGTATCAAAGCCATGCAAGATGCAGTGCAAATTCCGGTGACGGTTAAACACCGTATCGGCATTGATGATTTGGACAGCTACGAATTTTTGTGCGATTTTATTGAGAAAGTACAACCGTATAGCAATAATTTTATCGTTCATGCTCGTAAGGCGTGGCTTTCCGGTTTAAGTCCGAAACAAAATCGTGAAATTCCACCGCTTGATTATGAACGTGTTTATCAGCTCAAACGTGATTTTCCGCATTTAAATATTTCGATTAACGGCGGCATTAAAACCGTCGAGGAAATCAAACGACACTTGGCATTTGTCGATGGCGTAATGGTAGGACGTGAGGCTTACCAAAATCCGTCTCTATTAGGGGAAATAGATTCGCAAATTTTCGGTGAAAATCGACCGCTTGTCACCGCCCGAGAAGCGGTGGAAAAAATGTTGCCTTATATTGAAACGCAAACGAAAAAAGGGGTTTATTTAAACCATATCGTTCGCCATATGTTAGGCGCATTCCAAAACTGTAAAGGCGCACGCCAATGGCGTCGTCATTTAAGTGAAAACGCCACCAAGCAAGGCGCAGGTGTTGAAGTGGTTGAACAAGCTCTTAGCTTTGTACAAGAAAGTAATTAA
- a CDS encoding glycerate kinase: protein MKIVIAPDSFKESLTALEVAQSIEGGFRRIFPDAQYIKVPMADGGEGSVQSLIDATKGELLEVEVTAPLGNKVTGFLGISGDKQTAFIEMAAASGLHLVPFEQRNPLKTTSFGTGELIKKALDLGVKKILLGIGGSATNDGGVGMLQALGASFKNVAGEEIGFGGEQLQQISRISLENLDPRLQSVEFEVACDVNNPLCGERGASAVFGPQKGATPEMVQTLDKALAHFAEIALAQQGIAVAERAGAGAAGGMGGGLLLLPNVQLKAGVQIIIEATRLAEHIRDADLVITGEGRMDAQSIAGKTPVGVAKTAKQFNVPVIAIVGCLREDYNVVYQHGIDAVFPIIRQLNSLEETLKQGRENLESSAENVARLIKLKM from the coding sequence ATGAAAATTGTTATTGCTCCCGATTCATTTAAAGAAAGTCTTACGGCGCTTGAAGTGGCGCAATCGATCGAAGGCGGTTTCAGACGTATTTTCCCTGATGCGCAATACATTAAAGTGCCGATGGCGGACGGCGGTGAAGGTTCGGTTCAGTCATTAATTGATGCGACTAAAGGTGAATTATTAGAAGTTGAAGTGACTGCGCCGCTCGGTAATAAAGTAACCGGTTTTTTAGGTATTTCGGGCGATAAACAGACCGCTTTTATTGAAATGGCGGCGGCTTCCGGTTTACACCTTGTGCCTTTTGAGCAGCGTAATCCGCTTAAAACTACCAGTTTCGGTACCGGCGAATTAATCAAAAAAGCGTTAGATTTGGGCGTGAAAAAAATTCTGTTAGGTATTGGCGGTAGTGCAACCAATGACGGCGGTGTCGGTATGTTGCAAGCACTCGGTGCTTCTTTCAAAAATGTGGCTGGTGAGGAAATCGGTTTTGGGGGCGAACAGCTACAACAAATCAGCCGAATTTCGTTGGAAAATTTAGATCCTCGTTTACAAAGCGTTGAGTTTGAAGTGGCGTGTGATGTAAACAATCCGCTATGCGGTGAGCGTGGCGCATCGGCTGTATTCGGTCCGCAAAAAGGTGCAACGCCGGAAATGGTACAAACCTTAGATAAGGCATTGGCACATTTTGCGGAAATTGCCTTAGCTCAACAAGGAATTGCGGTTGCGGAGCGTGCCGGAGCCGGTGCGGCAGGCGGTATGGGCGGTGGCTTATTATTGCTGCCGAACGTGCAGCTTAAAGCCGGCGTACAAATCATTATCGAAGCGACTCGTCTGGCGGAGCATATCCGAGATGCGGATTTAGTGATTACCGGCGAGGGGCGTATGGACGCACAAAGTATTGCCGGTAAAACACCGGTCGGTGTGGCAAAAACGGCAAAACAATTTAATGTGCCGGTAATTGCGATTGTCGGTTGCTTACGAGAAGATTACAATGTGGTTTATCAGCACGGCATTGATGCGGTATTCCCGATTATTCGTCAGTTAAATTCACTTGAAGAAACCTTAAAGCAAGGACGAGAAAACTTGGAGTCCAGCGCAGAAAATGTCGCACGTTTAATTAAATTGAAAATGTAG
- a CDS encoding acylphosphatase, whose translation MQQKQFIVTGHVQGVGFRFFTLQEAGKIGIKGYVKNRPEGSVEVVAMGSEAQMAAFRNWLQKGPPTSAVRNLIEQSYQGSEQFERFEIRR comes from the coding sequence ATGCAACAGAAACAGTTTATTGTGACCGGACATGTGCAAGGTGTCGGTTTTCGATTCTTCACGCTACAAGAGGCGGGGAAAATCGGCATTAAAGGTTATGTGAAAAATCGCCCTGAAGGCTCGGTGGAAGTGGTTGCAATGGGTAGCGAAGCGCAAATGGCAGCTTTCAGAAACTGGTTACAAAAAGGCCCTCCGACATCTGCAGTACGTAATTTAATTGAACAAAGTTATCAAGGCTCGGAACAATTCGAACGCTTTGAAATTCGGCGTTAA
- a CDS encoding ribonucleoside-diphosphate reductase subunit alpha, with amino-acid sequence MTYSNSRPDFEWLNEDSRLFLQRGYLLEGTTALDRIRFIAEHAERKLGIEGYADKFYHYMGRGYFSLSSPIWSNFGLDRGLPISCFGSYIGDSIHEIMVTTAEVGMMSKIGGGTSAYFGDIRPRGSAIKNNGKSDGSFNFSKLFDTVIDVISQGTSRKGQFAGYIDIEHGDIDEWLDIHTEGNPIQLMYYGVCVGHDWLESMKAGDPYKRQLWAKLLQRKTETGIPYLFFKDNANAGRPDVYKDKNMTVHASNLCTEIMLPSSSDESFVCCLSSMNLLYFDEWKDTDAPEVLTYFLDVVMSEFIEKSKDMPFLERANRFATRHRALGLGVLGWHSYLQANNIAFDSFQAMQKNSLIFKTLQEKTLKASQELAKRFGEPEILKGYGRRNTTLMSIAPTKSSSFILGSVSPSVEPFKSNYYVKDLAKIKTVYKNPFLEKLLQEKGLDTEEIWESILHNDGSVQHLEQLTDEEKEVFKTFSEISQLSVIQQAAQRQKYIDQGQSINIMVHPATPARDLNQLYLTAEELGLKSIYYQYSMSAAQVFNRNLLSCSSCEG; translated from the coding sequence ATGACTTATTCTAATTCTCGTCCTGATTTTGAATGGCTAAATGAAGACAGCCGTTTATTTTTACAACGTGGTTATTTACTTGAAGGAACAACCGCATTAGATCGTATTCGTTTTATCGCAGAACATGCCGAGCGCAAACTTGGTATTGAAGGCTATGCGGATAAATTTTATCACTATATGGGGCGTGGTTATTTCTCGCTTTCATCACCTATTTGGTCAAACTTCGGTTTAGATCGCGGTTTGCCGATTTCTTGTTTTGGTAGCTATATAGGCGACTCAATCCATGAAATTATGGTGACAACCGCAGAAGTCGGTATGATGAGTAAAATCGGTGGAGGTACTTCAGCGTATTTCGGAGATATTCGTCCGCGCGGTTCGGCAATTAAAAATAACGGTAAATCAGACGGTTCGTTTAATTTTAGTAAATTGTTTGATACGGTAATCGACGTGATTTCTCAAGGTACTTCGCGTAAAGGTCAATTTGCCGGTTATATCGATATTGAACACGGCGATATTGACGAATGGTTAGATATTCATACCGAAGGTAACCCGATTCAATTAATGTACTATGGCGTATGTGTCGGTCATGATTGGTTGGAGTCAATGAAAGCGGGCGACCCGTATAAACGCCAGCTTTGGGCGAAATTGTTACAACGTAAAACCGAAACGGGTATTCCGTATTTATTCTTTAAAGATAACGCGAATGCCGGTCGTCCGGACGTTTATAAAGATAAAAATATGACGGTACACGCTTCCAACTTATGTACCGAAATTATGCTTCCGTCTAGCTCGGATGAAAGTTTCGTTTGTTGTTTATCTTCAATGAACTTACTTTATTTTGATGAGTGGAAAGACACCGATGCACCGGAAGTATTAACTTACTTCTTAGACGTGGTAATGAGCGAGTTTATCGAAAAAAGTAAAGATATGCCGTTCTTAGAACGTGCAAATCGTTTTGCAACTCGTCACCGTGCATTAGGTTTAGGCGTGTTAGGCTGGCATAGCTATTTACAAGCGAATAACATTGCGTTTGATAGCTTCCAAGCGATGCAGAAAAACAGCTTAATCTTTAAAACGTTACAAGAGAAAACCTTAAAAGCGTCGCAAGAGTTAGCGAAACGTTTTGGCGAGCCGGAAATCTTAAAAGGCTACGGTCGTCGTAATACTACGTTAATGAGTATTGCTCCGACTAAATCAAGCAGCTTTATTTTAGGTAGCGTATCGCCGTCGGTTGAACCGTTTAAATCTAACTACTATGTGAAAGATTTAGCGAAAATCAAAACCGTATATAAAAACCCGTTCTTAGAGAAATTACTCCAAGAAAAAGGTTTGGATACGGAAGAAATTTGGGAATCGATTTTACATAATGACGGTTCCGTGCAGCACTTGGAACAATTAACCGACGAAGAAAAAGAAGTATTCAAAACTTTCTCTGAAATCAGTCAGTTAAGCGTGATTCAGCAAGCGGCACAACGTCAGAAATATATCGACCAAGGTCAAAGTATTAATATTATGGTTCATCCGGCAACACCTGCTCGTGACTTAAACCAATTATACTTAACCGCAGAAGAACTCGGTTTAAAATCAATTTATTACCAATACTCAATGAGTGCGGCACAAGTATTTAACCGTAACTTATTAAGCTGTTCTAGTTGTGAAGGTTAA
- a CDS encoding GntP family permease: MVTVTAIGAVVALSVAIVLILKKVPPAYGMLIGALVGGLIGGADLSQTVSLMIGGAQGITTAVMRILAAGVLAGVLIESGAASTIAETIVKKLGETRALLALVLSTMILTAVGVFVDVAVITVSPIALALAKRGNLSKPAILLAMIGGGKAGNLMSPNPNAIAASDAFHLPLTSVMAAGIIPAIFGIILTYFLAKRLINKGSKVADSEVSANNLQNLPAFLPAIAAPLCAIILLALRPIADIKIDPLIALPLGGLVGALAMGKLKQVNQFATSGLLKMSPVAVMLLGTGALAGIIANSGLKDVLIEALTASGLPSYLLAPISGALMSLATASTTAGTVVASNVFSATLIELGVSALAGAAMIHAGATVFDHMPHGSFFHATGGSVNMEMKERLKLIPYETAVGLIMTIVSTLVFGVFKLF, encoded by the coding sequence ATGGTAACAGTAACAGCAATTGGAGCAGTCGTTGCCCTTTCTGTGGCAATCGTTCTTATCTTGAAAAAAGTGCCGCCGGCATACGGTATGTTAATCGGTGCATTAGTCGGCGGTTTAATCGGCGGTGCGGATCTGTCGCAAACCGTGAGTTTAATGATTGGCGGAGCGCAAGGAATTACCACCGCAGTAATGCGTATCTTAGCTGCGGGTGTATTAGCCGGTGTATTAATTGAATCCGGTGCGGCAAGTACTATCGCCGAAACCATCGTGAAAAAATTAGGCGAAACCCGAGCATTGCTTGCGCTAGTACTTTCAACCATGATTTTAACTGCTGTTGGGGTATTCGTGGACGTAGCGGTGATTACCGTTTCACCTATCGCATTAGCGTTAGCGAAACGTGGTAACTTATCAAAACCGGCTATCTTACTCGCGATGATTGGTGGCGGTAAAGCGGGTAACTTAATGTCGCCAAACCCAAATGCGATTGCCGCTTCGGACGCTTTCCACCTACCGCTCACTTCTGTAATGGCGGCAGGTATCATTCCGGCTATTTTCGGTATTATTTTGACCTATTTTTTAGCCAAACGTCTGATCAACAAAGGTTCAAAAGTGGCGGATAGTGAAGTTTCCGCAAATAATCTGCAAAATTTACCCGCTTTCCTACCGGCAATTGCCGCACCGCTTTGTGCGATTATCTTATTAGCATTACGTCCTATTGCGGATATTAAAATTGACCCGCTGATCGCATTACCGCTTGGCGGCTTAGTCGGTGCGTTGGCAATGGGCAAATTAAAACAAGTAAATCAATTTGCCACTTCAGGCTTATTAAAAATGTCACCGGTCGCCGTGATGTTATTAGGTACGGGGGCATTAGCCGGTATTATTGCCAATTCGGGTTTAAAAGATGTGTTAATTGAAGCATTAACCGCTTCAGGCTTACCGTCTTATTTACTTGCACCGATTTCAGGGGCGTTAATGTCGTTAGCAACCGCTTCAACCACAGCAGGTACCGTGGTTGCTTCAAATGTATTTAGTGCAACTTTAATCGAATTAGGTGTAAGTGCATTGGCTGGTGCGGCAATGATTCACGCCGGTGCGACCGTATTTGACCATATGCCGCACGGTTCTTTCTTCCACGCCACCGGTGGTAGCGTCAATATGGAGATGAAAGAACGCTTAAAATTAATTCCGTATGAAACAGCGGTCGGTTTAATTATGACTATTGTTTCAACCTTGGTATTTGGTGTGTTTAAATTATTCTAA
- a CDS encoding ribonucleotide-diphosphate reductase subunit beta — MSRNLFEKRLNIKPYEYPELLEFKDAIRHSYWLHTEFNFTGDIQNYRIDINDHERHVLTRAMLAISQVEVNVKRFWGELYRYFPKPEMDDVGGTFAESEVRHKDAYSFLLEKLGLNEMFSQIQDIEPLMNRIRYMESFMKDKDAGKGEFVLSLVLFSLFVEHISLFGQFLIMMSFNKHKNLFKGISNAVEATSKEEEIHGKFGIALYEILREEHSELFTPEFFEDLKTLSSQAFEAECGILDWIFEEGDLSFISREEVENYIRSRYNNSLITLGLEPPYDVNPELLKETEWFDIEILSTKETDFFNKRSTDYSKKMKQITADDLF; from the coding sequence ATGTCTAGAAATCTGTTTGAAAAACGCTTGAATATCAAGCCGTATGAATACCCTGAATTATTAGAATTTAAAGATGCTATTCGCCATTCCTATTGGTTACATACAGAGTTTAATTTTACCGGCGATATTCAGAATTACCGTATTGATATTAACGATCACGAACGTCACGTTTTAACGCGTGCAATGTTAGCGATTTCTCAAGTTGAAGTGAACGTAAAACGTTTCTGGGGTGAGTTATACCGTTACTTCCCGAAACCGGAAATGGATGATGTCGGTGGCACATTCGCCGAATCGGAAGTTCGTCATAAAGACGCTTACTCGTTTTTATTAGAAAAATTAGGGCTAAACGAAATGTTTAGCCAAATCCAAGATATTGAACCGTTAATGAACCGTATCCGTTATATGGAATCGTTCATGAAGGATAAAGATGCGGGTAAAGGCGAATTTGTGCTTTCACTTGTTTTATTCTCACTTTTTGTAGAACATATTTCCCTATTCGGTCAGTTCTTAATTATGATGTCGTTCAATAAGCATAAAAACCTTTTTAAAGGGATTTCGAATGCGGTTGAAGCGACTTCAAAAGAAGAAGAGATTCACGGTAAATTCGGTATTGCGTTATACGAAATTTTACGCGAAGAACACAGTGAACTTTTCACACCGGAATTTTTTGAAGATTTAAAAACGTTATCAAGCCAAGCATTTGAGGCGGAATGCGGTATTTTAGATTGGATTTTTGAAGAAGGTGATTTAAGTTTTATTAGCCGTGAAGAAGTCGAAAACTATATTCGCAGCCGTTATAACAACTCGTTAATAACGCTTGGCTTAGAGCCTCCGTACGATGTAAATCCTGAATTACTAAAAGAAACCGAGTGGTTTGATATTGAAATCTTATCGACAAAAGAAACAGATTTCTTTAACAAACGTAGTACTGATTACAGCAAAAAAATGAAGCAGATTACCGCAGATGACTTATTCTAA
- the ppnN gene encoding nucleotide 5'-monophosphate nucleosidase PpnN, which produces MTVHCVNPKGSLDQLSHLEMELLTKNAQGNLYSLYRNCSLAVLNSGAITDDSRALLNQYPDFDINLLTKEKGVSLELHNPPKSAFVDGKMIVNIQYHLFAVLRDIVFVNALYQYIGQHTSPQEDNKYITNLVFSILRNAKALEIGSDPNLIVCWGGHSINQTEYQYCRAVGTELGLRQFNIVTGCGTGVMEAPMKGATIGHANQRYKHSRFIGITEPSIIASEPPNPIVTELIIMPDIEKRLEAFVRMGHGIVIFPGGPGTLEELLYILGVKLNPANKAQKLPVILTAPKESADYFTAIDQFIGETLGKQAQQMYEIIIDDPILVAQKMAKAMKEIKQQRLELADSYSFNWSLHISDEFTHPFEPTHHNMTNLNLHFDQPTEQLAANLRRAFSGIVAGNIKPATQDLIEQFGPFQLQGDRKLLDKIDRLLQTFITQHRMKLPTGEAYKPCYQILPNTEK; this is translated from the coding sequence ATGACCGTTCATTGCGTCAATCCAAAAGGTAGCCTTGACCAACTATCTCACTTAGAGATGGAATTACTCACCAAAAACGCGCAAGGCAATCTCTATTCACTCTATCGAAACTGTTCGCTTGCCGTGCTGAATTCAGGTGCAATTACCGATGACAGCCGCGCTCTTCTTAATCAGTATCCCGACTTCGACATTAATCTGCTTACCAAAGAAAAAGGCGTATCGCTTGAATTGCATAATCCACCGAAATCCGCCTTTGTTGATGGAAAAATGATCGTAAATATTCAATATCATTTATTTGCGGTGTTACGCGATATTGTGTTTGTGAATGCGCTTTATCAATACATCGGGCAACACACTTCACCGCAAGAGGATAATAAATATATTACTAATCTTGTGTTTTCGATTTTACGTAATGCCAAAGCATTGGAAATCGGTTCGGATCCGAATCTGATTGTTTGCTGGGGCGGACACTCGATTAATCAAACCGAATATCAATATTGTCGTGCGGTCGGTACGGAACTCGGATTACGCCAATTTAATATCGTCACTGGCTGCGGCACCGGCGTAATGGAAGCACCGATGAAAGGAGCTACCATCGGTCACGCTAATCAACGTTATAAACACAGTCGTTTTATTGGAATTACCGAGCCGTCGATTATTGCCTCCGAGCCGCCGAATCCGATCGTAACCGAATTAATCATTATGCCGGATATCGAAAAACGCCTGGAAGCATTTGTGCGTATGGGACACGGTATTGTGATCTTCCCCGGCGGCCCGGGTACATTAGAAGAGCTACTTTATATTTTAGGTGTGAAGCTGAATCCGGCGAATAAAGCGCAGAAACTACCGGTTATCCTTACCGCACCGAAAGAAAGTGCCGACTATTTTACAGCTATCGATCAATTTATCGGTGAAACTTTAGGTAAACAAGCCCAGCAGATGTACGAAATTATCATTGATGACCCGATATTGGTCGCACAAAAAATGGCGAAAGCAATGAAAGAAATCAAGCAACAACGTTTGGAGCTTGCCGATTCGTATAGCTTTAACTGGTCTTTACATATTTCCGATGAATTTACTCATCCGTTTGAGCCGACTCATCATAATATGACCAATTTGAATTTACATTTTGATCAGCCGACCGAACAGCTTGCGGCAAATTTACGTCGAGCGTTTTCCGGGATTGTAGCGGGGAATATCAAGCCGGCGACCCAAGATCTGATCGAACAATTCGGTCCGTTCCAACTACAAGGTGATCGCAAATTATTGGATAAAATCGACCGCTTATTGCAAACGTTTATTACTCAACATCGAATGAAATTGCCGACCGGAGAAGCATATAAACCATGCTACCAAATTCTACCGAATACGGAGAAATAG